Proteins encoded in a region of the Anopheles ziemanni chromosome 2, idAnoZiCoDA_A2_x.2, whole genome shotgun sequence genome:
- the LOC131281275 gene encoding glutaminyl-peptide cyclotransferase-like, producing the protein MWLLGLVSCLLVTFTVWPMQQCNGQLTLEQMKIVATRTNETHFDGVLKSILKPRIVGTATHGEVKRSIIGELNSLGFTVELDEFNQKAPHFGMLKFTNIIGKLNPDADKYLALACHYDSKYFREHAFVGAVDSAVPCAVMLNLAKTTESALKLLRNNTDLSLMLLFFDGEEAFRKWSATDSLYGSRHLATKWTTAPYVSKVLAKSMREIDRVQLLVLLDLIGSENPKFYNFFSNTRNYHRRLSKIESSLREKKLLLKDPKSGTMFLDQTLYSRVEDDHLPFLKRNIPVLHLIPVPFPKHWHKPEDNEANLSRTTIKNINSVLRIFMIEHLTFCNSKYGRSLQSCLQ; encoded by the exons TGCAATGGGCAGCTCACTCTTGAGCAGATGAAAATAGTGGCAACAAGAACGAATGAAACGCATTTCGATGGTGTGCTCAAAAGTATCCTAAAGCCGCGCATCGTCGGAACGGCCACTCACGGTGAAGTGAAACGTAGCATCATCGGGGAGTTAAATTCGCTCGGATTTACGGTCGAGCTCGACGAGTTCAATCAAAAGGCTCCCCACTTCGGTATGTTGAAGTTTACAAACATCATCGGCAAATTGAATCCCGACGCGGATAAGTATCTCGCCCTCGCCTGCCACTACGACAGCAAGTACTTCCGAGAGCACGCCTTCGTCGGCGCCGTTGACTCAGCCGTTCCGTGCGCCGTAATGCTCAACCTCGCCAAAACGACCGAGTCGGCCCTAAAACTGCTACGAAACAATACCGACCTGAGCCTGATGCTACTGTTCTTCGATGGCGAGGAAGCATTCCGGAAGTGGTCGGCCACGGATTCACTGTACGGCTCGAGACACCTGGCCACAAAGTGGACTACGGCGCCATACGTCTCAAAGGTACTCGCCAAATCGATGCGAGAGATCGACCGAGTACAACTGCTGGTGTTACTCGACCTCATCGGGAGCGAAAATCCAAAGTTTTACAACTTTTTTTCCAATACCCGCAACTATCATCGGCGACTGAGCAAAATCGAAAGCAGTCTGCGGGAGAAAAAGTTACTCTTGAAGGATCCAAAATCAGGGACCATGTTCCTCGATCAAACGCTCTACAGCCGCGTTGAGGACGATCATCTTCCGTTCCTGAAACGGA ATATTCCGGTGCTCCACTTGATTCCAGTcccgtttccaaaacattggCATAAGCCGGAAGACAACGAAGCGAACCTTAGCCGAACGACGATCAAAAACATCAATTCTGTGTTGCGGATATTTATGATAGAGCATCTAACATTTTGCAATAGTAAATATGGACGCTCTTTGCAGAGCTGTTTGCAATAA
- the LOC131281274 gene encoding E3 ubiquitin-protein ligase TRAIP: protein MNLMCPICSDLFVPSDEVHITPCGHMFHHTCLLQWLERSKTCPQCRNRCAETRLVKVYFNIAANLDTTEDSASLLQKLDDMTFKIREKEKSLKDFEQKIVDHKGEQKKMRRILLGLEEQLRSKESAILAFKHENDMLKGDRKIKQQLEEELAILRPQLESYATIKQALKSTVQEVDQMLASDTSRATVVAVAAALKRELQAQEIKRKEQSDRIHRLQNELSDERKRRKAREDTLSACDSEIYRLQQLLKQKTSEKTSNTSANSEDGSFDEEAVPNTPDQRESRRKRPLNDLNASTPMSEKVRKIMDSTSPYLRIKTSSIGLAPLMGVGNKITANPPTSAGTSAKPGSSTMQYSIFRNRRPANIISTISSKASSVEGNEKNTENTAEDSETVVSEPRFKLTSSTVVARLKTGKLTRHPSTVMQNHTAIDQLNRVPNLELADLE from the exons ATGAATTTAATGTGTCCAATTTGCTCGGACTTGTTCGTGCCTTCCGATGAAGTTCATATAACTCCATGTGGGCATATGTTTCATCATACTTGTCTTCTGCAGTGGCTGGAGCG GTCGAAAACTTGTCCACAATGCCGAAATCGTTGCGCCGAGACGAGGCTTGTTAAAGTGTATTTCAACATCGCTGCTAACCTCGATACTACTGAGGACAGTGCATCATTGCTTCAAAAACTCGACGACATGACGTTCAAAAtacgagaaaaagaaaaatcattaaaagacTTCGAGCAAAAGATTGTCGACCACAAAGgagagcaaaagaaaatgagacgaatTTTGCTCGGACTGGAAGAGCAGTTGCGCTCTAAGGAATCAGCAATCCTTGCTTTCAAGCATGAAAATGATATGCTCAAGGGTGATCGTAAAATCAAGCAGCAACTCGAAGAAGAACTAGCCATTTTAAGGCCCCAGCTCGAATCTTATGCAACGATAAAACAGGCGCTCAAGTCCACAGTTCAGGAAGTGGATCAAATGTTAGCTAGCGATACTAGTCGGGCGACGGTCGTGGCCGTCGCTGCAGCGCTAAAGCGTGAGCTACAGGCtcaggaaataaaaagaaaagaacaatcTGACCGCATACATCGTCTTCAGAATGAGCTCAGCGATGAACGAAAGAGAAGGAAAGCTCGGGAGGACACCCTCTCAGCGTGCGATAGTGAAATTTACCGTTTGCAACAACTCTTGAAGCAAAAGAcatctgaaaaaacttccaataCATCAGCCAATAGTGAGGATGGTTCTTTCGACGAGGAAGCCGTACCAAACACACCTGATCAACGTGAAAGTCGCCGCAAGAGACCGTTGAACGATCTTAACGCCAGCACACCCATGTCGGAAAAGGTCCGCAAGATTATGGACTCCACCTCGCCGTAtttaagaataaaaacaagcaGCATTGGGCTCGCGCCATTGATGGGAGTAGGTAATAAGATTACAGCAAACCCGCCTACATCTGCAGGTACTTCCGCGAAACCAGGCAGCAGCACTATGCAATATTCAATCTTCCGCAATCGCCGTCCAgcaaacataatttcaacGATTTCTTCAAAAGCGAGTAGTgtggaaggaaacgaaaaaaacacggaGAACACTGCTGAGGACAGTGAAACGGTGGTATCCGAGCCACGGTTCAAATTGACATCGTCAACGGTTGTCGCTCGGTTAAAAACGGGCAAGTTGACCAGGCATCCGTCGACTGTAATGCAAAATCATACTGCCATTGATCAACTTAACAGAGTCCCAAACCTAGAACTAGCCGATCTAGAATGA
- the LOC131294596 gene encoding large ribosomal subunit protein eL29, translated as MAKSKNHTNHNQNQKAHKNGIKKPKKQKYESTRGMCQKLLRNLRFSKKGNVSHEEQVKRAEERKAKYAEKPAPVKLN; from the exons ATGGCAAAGTCGAAGAACCACACCAATCACAACCAGA ACCAAAAGGCCCATAAGAATGGAATCAAGAAGCCGAAGAAGCAGAAGTACGAGTCAACCCGTGGT ATGTGCCAGAAGCTGCTGCGGAACCTTCGGTTCTCCAAGAAGGGAAATGTTTCCCATGAGGAGCAAGTGAAGCGCGCCGAAGAGCGTAAGGCAAAGTACGCTGAAAAGCCGGCTCCGGTGAAGCTGAACTGA